The Candidatus Eisenbacteria bacterium genome includes the window TCATCGAGGAGGCCGAGTGTCTGAACGAGCATGGCCAGAACGCGCTCCTCAAGACGCTCGAGGAGCCGCCCGGGGCGTCCGTGCTCCTGCTCGCAGCGACCGACGCCTCGCTCCTGCTGCCGACCGTGCGATCGCGCTGCCAGCGCCTGCGCCTGGATCCCCTGCCCGCAGAGCTCGTCGAGAGGATCCTGATCGCGCGCGGCGCTCCTGCCGAAGCGCGAGCGGGGGCCGTGGCTCGCGCGGGCGGATCGCCCGGCCGGGCGCTCGCCCTTCTCGACGATCCCGACCGCGCGGCGCGCGCCCGGATGCTCGACCAGCTCGCCACCCTCCCCCAGGCGACCGCCGCCGATCTGTCCGCGACTGCCCAGGCGCTCGCGCGCGACGACGCCGACGTGGCGCTGGAAACGGCCGTCACCTGGTACCGGGACGTCCTCGGGCTCGTCGTCGAGGGATCCGAGGCCGCTCTCCGCAACGCCGATGCAGATGCGCCGCTGCGGGCGACGGCGAGCCGCCTTGCGGCGACCGCCGTCCTGCGTGCACTCGACGCGGCCTGTGATACGATCCGCGCCGTCGAACGAAACGCCAACCGCGCGCTCGCGCTCGAAACCATGCTGCTCCATCTGCGCCACATCGAGCGAAGCGCGGCCACCTGACATCTCATGTCGACCCCGAACGAGCCCGCTTCGAGCGAACATCCTCTGGTCGTCGGCGTCCGGCTGCGTCCGGCCGGCCAGGTCTACGACTTCGACCCGGGTCCGCTGATCCTCCATCGCGACGACCGCGTGCTCGTCGAAACGGAGCGGGGACCGACGCTCGGCACCGTCGTCCTGCCGCCGACCCGGCGGCCGACGAACCGGCATCTCCAGCGCGTCGTGAAGAAGGCCGACGCGCGTGATCTCGCGCGCGAGGACAAGAACCTACAGCAGGAGCGCGAGCTGCGGGCGACCGCCCTCGACACGCTCCGGGCGCGGCGCTTTCCGGCCAAGCTCGTCAAGGTGGAGACGGCGTTCGACGGCTCGCGCGTCACCGTCTTCATCGCCGCGGACG containing:
- a CDS encoding DNA polymerase III subunit delta' C-terminal domain-containing protein, which gives rise to IEEAECLNEHGQNALLKTLEEPPGASVLLLAATDASLLLPTVRSRCQRLRLDPLPAELVERILIARGAPAEARAGAVARAGGSPGRALALLDDPDRAARARMLDQLATLPQATAADLSATAQALARDDADVALETAVTWYRDVLGLVVEGSEAALRNADADAPLRATASRLAATAVLRALDAACDTIRAVERNANRALALETMLLHLRHIERSAAT